The DNA region GCAGGCTACTATGTGGCGCTCGAAAAAGGCTTCTACGAAGAAGAAGGTCTGAACGTCACGATCTTGCCCGGTGGCCCCGATATTGCCCCACCGCAGGTCCTTGCCGGTGGCGGTGCTGACGTGATGCTCAACTGGATGCCCTCTGCGCTGGCGGCTCGTGAAAAAGGTCTGCCTGTGGTGAACATCGCCCAGCCGTTCAAGACATCGGGTCTGATGCTGACCTGCTGGAAAGATACCGGGATTGAGAGCGTCGCGGACTTTAAGGGCAAGACCATTGGCGTCTGGTTCTTTGGCAACGAATATCCGTTCCTGTCGTGGATGAGCCAGGAAGGCATTTCGACCGATGGTGGTGAAGACGGTGTGACGGTGCTGAAGCAGGGGTTCAACGTTGACCCGCTGTTGCAGCGGCAGGCGGATTGTATCTCGACCATGACCTACAACGAATATGGTCAGGTTTTGGATGCAGGCGTCAGCGAAGATGAACTTGTGACCTTCAAGTATGAAGAGCAAGGCGTGGCGACGCTGGAAGATGGCATCTATGCGCTGGAAGAGAACCTTGAGGATCCGGTGTTCGTTGACAAGATGGTGCGCTTTGTCCGCGCCTCGATGAAGGGCTGGAAAGATGCCGAGGCCAACCCGGAAGAGGCCGCAGCCATTGTTCTGGACTACGACGAAACCGGTGCCCAGACAGAGGCGCATCAGGTCCGCATGATGGGCGAGATTGCCAAGCTGACCGCAGGGTCAAATGGCGCGCTGGATGAGGCTGATTTCCAGCGCACTGTGGATACGCTGCTGGCCGGTGGCTCTGACCCGGTGATCACCATGCAGCCAGAGGGTGCGTGGACCAGCGAGATTACGGATGCTGCTTTGAACTAAGCCCGGGCGGGCACATGGCCCACCTGCATGAGCGCCCCGCTGGAAACGGCGGGGCGTTTTGCGTGTGAAGGGAGCCTCCGGCGGGCATATTTATGTTCAAAAGAAAGAGTGAGCGTCGGTTTTGGGTGGTCGGGGTGCGGCGGCTTTGGCTATCTGCGGGGCAAAGAGGAGGCTGTGGATGGCGTTGCTGTTGGGCGTCGATACCGGCGGGACATATACCGATGCGGTGGTGCTGGACGAGGTCAGCGACCGGGTATTGGCCAAGGCCAAGGCCTTGACCACGCGGCCTGATCTGGCGCTGGGCGTGGGTGCTGCGGTTGATGCGGCCATCGCCGGGGCCGGGGTGGATGCGTCCAACGTGGCGATGGTGTCGCTGTCCACGACGCTTGCGACAAATGCGCTGGTCGAGGGGCAGGGCGGGCGCGTCGCGCTGGTGTTTATCGGGTTTGCCTCTGGTGAGCTGGACCGCGCGGGCCTGCGTGATGCCTTGGCCGGGGACCCGGTGATCGTGCTGCCCGGCGGGCATAGCCATGCCGGTGCAGAGGTGACCCCGCTGGATCTGGACGCGCTTGGCACGGCGTTGGATGGGTTGGATGCGGGTGTCACCGGCTTTGCGATTGCCGCGCATTTCGCAACGCGCAACCCCGCGCACGAGGTGGCCGCGCGCGACCTGATCCGCGCACGCACCGGCCTGCCGGTGACGTGTAGTCATGAGCTGTCGTCCGCACTGGGCGGGCCGAAACGGGCGCTGACCGCTGTGCTGAACGCGCGGCTTATCGGGATGATCGACGGGCTGATCGGCGCTTGCGAGGCGCATCTGGTGACGATTGGCATCACCGCCCGCCTGATGGTCGTGCGCGGTGATGGTGCGCTGATCCCGGCCAACCTGGCGCGCGAACGCCCGATTGAGACGATCCTCAGCGGGCCTGCGGCGTCGATCGCCGGGGCCGGGTGGCTAACGGGGGTGGCGGATGCGCTGGTCAGCGACATTGGCGGGACGACGACGGATGTCTGTCTGTTGCGCGGCGGCAGGCCCGCGATTGATCCTGCGGGCGCAAGGGTCGGGGCCTATCGCACGATGGTCGAGGCGGTGGCGATGCGCACCACAGGTCTGGGTGGCGACAGTGCTGTGCATTTGGTCGAGGGGTTGGCAGGCGGGCTGCGGCTGGGGCCGCGCCGGTTGATGCCCGTCGCGCTTTTGGCGCGGGATTACCCGGCACTGGTGCATGACACGTTGGACCGGGCGCTGGCGCAGGACGCGCCTGCCACGGATGGCGGGCAATTTGCGATCCCGTTGTGGACTGGTGAAGTGCCAACGGGGCTCGACCCGCGCGAGGCGGCAGTGGCGGCAAGGTTGGCCGATGGCCCCGCACGGGTGGGTCATGTGGTGACCAGCCGGATCGAAGGCCCGGCCCTGACCCGGCTGGTGACGCGCGGCATGGTGATCGTGGCAGGGATCACCCCGTCGGACGCGGCCCATGCGTTAGGGCTGGTCGCAGTCTGGGATGCAGAGGCCGCGCAAAAGGCGCTGGCGCTTTTTGCACGCAAACGCACCGGGGCCGGTGACCGGGTCGCGCCGGATGCCGAAACTTTGGCGCGGCGGATCGTGGATCAGGTGACCGCGCAAACGGTGGATTGCCTGCTTGAGGCCGCTTTTGCCGAAGACGCGCGCGACTTCGACCGCACAGCTGATGTGCTGGCGACGCATCCGCTGACCGTCGCGGGGTTGGACCGGCACCAGGGCATCGTGGAAACCATCCTGCGGTTGGGCTTGCCGGTGATTGGTCTCGGTGCCTCTTCTGCGTCCTACTATGGCCCGGTGGGTGCGCGGCTGGGCACGAAGATGATCGTGCCGGACCATGCGGATGTGGCCAATGCCATTGGTGCGGTGGTCGGGCAGGTGCGGATGCAGGCCGAAGGCACGGTGACCGCACCCAGTGCGGGCCGGTTCGTGGCTCATCTGACCACGGGGCCGCAAGACTTTGCTGATCATGACGCAGCCTTTGCCGCGCTTGAGGCCGCGCTGACCGATGATGCCACCGCGCGGGCGCAGGCCGCCGGGGTCATTTCCCCGCGGATCAGCACCACCCGCAATGTGCAAGAGGCCCAGATTGAGGGCCAGACCATGTTCGTCAGCGCCACCCTGCGGGTGACCGCATCGGGGCGACCCCGGATTGCGACAGGCTAGTCACGAAAGCGTCAAGGCGATTGCGCGAAGCCCAGGTTTGGGTGACAAGACCGCGAAACCTTGGACGCCCCGACATGCTTGACCGTGCAGCCCGCCAGATCATCGACCCGCCGCTGAACCGCATTGGTCAGCAGTTGGCGGGCCGTGGCTGGTCAGCGGATGGCGTCACACTGGTCGGCCTTGCCCTTGGTCTGATCGCGGCGCTTTGCATCTGGCTGGGCTGGTTTGCGCTGGCGCTGATCCCGCTTCTGGCAAGCCGGATTGCGGATGGATTGGATGGGGCCGTGGCGCGCGCCACGCGCAAAACCGACTTTGGCGGATACCTTGATATCGCTGCTGACTTTCTGTTCTACGGTGCTGTGCCCTTGGCCTTTGTCCTGAATGACCCGGCTGCCAACGGGGCGGCAGGGGCCTTTCTGCTAACCGCGTTCTACGTCAATGGCACCAGCTTTCTGGGCTTTGCGATCCTCGCGGAAAAGCGCAACATGCAAACCACAGCACAGGGCCAGAAATCGCTTTACTACTCAAACGGCATTCTTGAGGGGACAGAGACCATCGTCTTTTTCGTCCTCCTGTGCCTCTTCCCCGCCGCCTTTCCCGCGCTGTCCTGGGTGTTTGGTCTGCTGTGCTTTGCCACCGCTGGCCTGCGCATCTGGGGCGCGCGTCAGATTTTCCAAGACTGAAGGACCACTCAGATGAAACACCTCGCTTACCTTGCTGCCTTGCTGCCCACCGTGGCGCTGGCGCAAACAGATCCCGCCGACTGGGACGCGGTAACCGCCGCCGCCGAAGGGCAGACCGTTTATTGGAACGCATGGGGCGGGTCGACCACCACCAATGATTTCATCGCATGGGTCGGTGACCGTGTGGCCGAGGATTACGGTGTCACGCTGGAGCACGTCAAACTGACCGACACCGCAGATGCGGTGACCCGCGTGCTGGCTGAAAAGCAGGCGGGCGAGGATGAAGACGGCGCCATCGACATGATCTGGATCAACGGCGCAAACTTTGCCGCGATGAAGGAACAGGACCTGCTGTTTGGCCCCTTCGCCGAGCAACTGCCGAATTGGGCCTTTGTTGATGTGGACGGCAAGACCGTTCAGACCGATTTCACCGTGCCGGTTGAGGGGTTCGAGGCCCCTTGGGCCATGGCGCAGGTTGTCTTCATCCATGACACCGCTGATCTGGCAGAACCCTTGGGCGACATGGTGCAGATCCTGAATTGGGCGCAGGCCAATCCGGGGCGCTTCACCTATCCGCAGCCCCCTGATTTCCTTGGCACGACCTTCCTGAAACAGGCGCTGGTTGACCTGCTGGATGACCCTTCTGCATTGGCCGAACCGGCGACGGACGCGAACTATGATGCCGTCACCGCGCCGCTTTGGGCCTATCTGGACGAGCTGACGCCAGCGCTTTGGCGCGAAGGTCGCGCTTATCCCGCAACCGGCCCCGCACAGCTGCAACTGATCGCAGATGGCGAGGTTGATCTGGCGATTTCCTTTAGCCCCGGTGAGGCGACAGCCGCGATTGCCAACAACCAGCTTCCCGACACCGTGCGCACCTTTGTGTTGGACGGCGGGACCATCGGCAACGCCTCCTTTGTGGCCGTGCCCTATAACTCTGGCAGCACCGAAGGTGCGATGGTTGTCGCCAACTTCCTGATGTCGCCAGAGGCACAGGCCCGCGCGCAAGACCCCAACATTCTGGGCTATGGCACGGTGCTGAACATGGACGCGCTGTCGGCTGACGACCGCGCCGCCTTTGACGCGCTGGAACTGGGCATCGCCACCCTGTCGCCGGCCGAGTTGGGCACCGTGCAGGCAGAACCGCACCCCAGCTGGATGACCCGCATTGCGGACGACTGGGTGCAGCGCTACGGCGTGGCGCAATAAGTCCGTTCGCCGGGGCTGCATCCCTGCCGCCCCGGCCCACCTGACATGCAGCGCACCCTGCTTCCCATCCTGCCGCTTGTGACGCTCGCGGTGATGCTCGGCCCGGTTTTGGCCGGGCTTTGGGGGACGGTGCTGCCCGCCTTTGGCCATTTTCCTGCCGCCGGTGAAACTGGCCCTAGCCTTGCCCCGTTCCGCGCGCTGATCAATTGGCCGGGCCTGCCGCACGCGGTCACGCTGTCGCTGCTGACCGGCATTGGGGCCACCGTGATCGCGTTGACGATCGTGGCCCTGCTGACCGCGGGCTGGTCCGGCACCCGTTCGTTTCGCGCGCTGGAACGCGCCCTTTCGCCGCTTTTGTCGGTGCCCCATGCCGCCGCCGCCTTTGGTCTGGCCTTTCTGATCGCGCCTTCCGGCTGGGTGTCGCGTTTGCTGTCACCGGCGCTGACGGGCTGGGAAAGACCCCCTGATCTGTTGATCGTGCAGGACCACTGGGGGCTGACCATGATGGCAGGCCTTGTGGTGAAAGAGGTGCCGTTTCTGCTGCTGATGACCCTCTCTGCCCTTGGGCAAACCGATGCGGCGCGGGCGCAGGCCGTCTCTGCCGCGCTGGGGTATGGCCGGGTCACGGGCTGGCTGAAAACCGTGTTCCCGCGCGTCTACACACAGATCCGTCTGCCGGTCTATGTGGTGCTGGCCTATGCGATGTCGGTCGTGGACGTGGCGGTGATCCTTGGCCCCAACACGCCGCCGCCCCTGTCGGTCCAAATCGTCAAATGGATGTCTGATCCGGTTCTGGCCCTGCGGCTGCAAGCGGCCGCCGCCGCCTTGCTGCAACTTGGCCTTGTCCTTGGCGCGCTTGCCGCCTGGCGTCTGGGCGAAACCGTTGTGGCCCGTCTTGGCCGTCGCTGGATCGCTGCCGGTGGCCGGGGTCGCGCTGACCGCGCCGTGGCCGGTGCGGCGCTGGCCGTTGGCACCACATCGGCACTGGCGGTGCTGCTGGGGCTGGCGGTGCTGGCGGTCTGGTCCTTTGCCGGGTTCTGGGGCTTTCCCGATGCCCTGCCTGATAGTGCGACGCTCAAGAACTGGATGCGCCACGGCCCTTCGGCGCTGGGCGCTTTGGCTGATACCGCGCTCATCGCGCTCAGTGTCACCTTCGTGGCGCTGATGCTGACCATTGGCTGTCTGGAGGCTGAATACCGCTACAACCTGCGCGTCACGACACGCGGCATGTGGCTGCTCTATTTGCCACTACTGATCCCGCAAACCGCGTTCCTGCCGGGGCTACAAACGCTGCTTTTGTCGGTGGGCGCGGACGTTGGCATCTGGCCGGTTCTGCTGGCGCATTTGGTCTTTGTGCTGCCTTACGTCTTTTTGTCATTGGCCGACCCGTTCCGCGCATGGGACGCGCGCACCGGCACTGTGGCCGCGGCCCTTGGCGGATCACCTGACCGGGTGCTGTGGCGCGTGCGTCTGCCGATGCTGCTGCGCCCGGTCCTGACCGCCACCGCCGTCGGCATCGCCGTCTCTGTCGGGCAATACCTGCCCACCTTGCTGATTGGTGGCGGCCGCGTGTCGACCCTCACGACAGAGGCGGTGGCGCTGGCATCCGGGGGTGACAGGCGCGCGATTGGTTTCTACGGCTTGCTGCAAACCGGGGCCGCGCTGCTGCCCTTTGCACTGGCGCTGCTGGTGCCGGCACTTTGGTGGCGCAACAGAAGGGGGCTGCGGCATGGCTAAGGGTCTGACGCTTGATCAGGTGGTGATCGCCAAA from Yoonia sp. R2331 includes:
- a CDS encoding ABC transporter permease — encoded protein: MQRTLLPILPLVTLAVMLGPVLAGLWGTVLPAFGHFPAAGETGPSLAPFRALINWPGLPHAVTLSLLTGIGATVIALTIVALLTAGWSGTRSFRALERALSPLLSVPHAAAAFGLAFLIAPSGWVSRLLSPALTGWERPPDLLIVQDHWGLTMMAGLVVKEVPFLLLMTLSALGQTDAARAQAVSAALGYGRVTGWLKTVFPRVYTQIRLPVYVVLAYAMSVVDVAVILGPNTPPPLSVQIVKWMSDPVLALRLQAAAAALLQLGLVLGALAAWRLGETVVARLGRRWIAAGGRGRADRAVAGAALAVGTTSALAVLLGLAVLAVWSFAGFWGFPDALPDSATLKNWMRHGPSALGALADTALIALSVTFVALMLTIGCLEAEYRYNLRVTTRGMWLLYLPLLIPQTAFLPGLQTLLLSVGADVGIWPVLLAHLVFVLPYVFLSLADPFRAWDARTGTVAAALGGSPDRVLWRVRLPMLLRPVLTATAVGIAVSVGQYLPTLLIGGGRVSTLTTEAVALASGGDRRAIGFYGLLQTGAALLPFALALLVPALWWRNRRGLRHG
- a CDS encoding CDP-alcohol phosphatidyltransferase family protein; its protein translation is MLDRAARQIIDPPLNRIGQQLAGRGWSADGVTLVGLALGLIAALCIWLGWFALALIPLLASRIADGLDGAVARATRKTDFGGYLDIAADFLFYGAVPLAFVLNDPAANGAAGAFLLTAFYVNGTSFLGFAILAEKRNMQTTAQGQKSLYYSNGILEGTETIVFFVLLCLFPAAFPALSWVFGLLCFATAGLRIWGARQIFQD
- a CDS encoding ABC transporter substrate-binding protein, with protein sequence MKKLMMAAALAAGTAGMAQADAHANDVTLQLQWVTQAQFAGYYVALEKGFYEEEGLNVTILPGGPDIAPPQVLAGGGADVMLNWMPSALAAREKGLPVVNIAQPFKTSGLMLTCWKDTGIESVADFKGKTIGVWFFGNEYPFLSWMSQEGISTDGGEDGVTVLKQGFNVDPLLQRQADCISTMTYNEYGQVLDAGVSEDELVTFKYEEQGVATLEDGIYALEENLEDPVFVDKMVRFVRASMKGWKDAEANPEEAAAIVLDYDETGAQTEAHQVRMMGEIAKLTAGSNGALDEADFQRTVDTLLAGGSDPVITMQPEGAWTSEITDAALN
- a CDS encoding ABC transporter substrate-binding protein, with protein sequence MKHLAYLAALLPTVALAQTDPADWDAVTAAAEGQTVYWNAWGGSTTTNDFIAWVGDRVAEDYGVTLEHVKLTDTADAVTRVLAEKQAGEDEDGAIDMIWINGANFAAMKEQDLLFGPFAEQLPNWAFVDVDGKTVQTDFTVPVEGFEAPWAMAQVVFIHDTADLAEPLGDMVQILNWAQANPGRFTYPQPPDFLGTTFLKQALVDLLDDPSALAEPATDANYDAVTAPLWAYLDELTPALWREGRAYPATGPAQLQLIADGEVDLAISFSPGEATAAIANNQLPDTVRTFVLDGGTIGNASFVAVPYNSGSTEGAMVVANFLMSPEAQARAQDPNILGYGTVLNMDALSADDRAAFDALELGIATLSPAELGTVQAEPHPSWMTRIADDWVQRYGVAQ
- a CDS encoding hydantoinase/oxoprolinase N-terminal domain-containing protein, with product MALLLGVDTGGTYTDAVVLDEVSDRVLAKAKALTTRPDLALGVGAAVDAAIAGAGVDASNVAMVSLSTTLATNALVEGQGGRVALVFIGFASGELDRAGLRDALAGDPVIVLPGGHSHAGAEVTPLDLDALGTALDGLDAGVTGFAIAAHFATRNPAHEVAARDLIRARTGLPVTCSHELSSALGGPKRALTAVLNARLIGMIDGLIGACEAHLVTIGITARLMVVRGDGALIPANLARERPIETILSGPAASIAGAGWLTGVADALVSDIGGTTTDVCLLRGGRPAIDPAGARVGAYRTMVEAVAMRTTGLGGDSAVHLVEGLAGGLRLGPRRLMPVALLARDYPALVHDTLDRALAQDAPATDGGQFAIPLWTGEVPTGLDPREAAVAARLADGPARVGHVVTSRIEGPALTRLVTRGMVIVAGITPSDAAHALGLVAVWDAEAAQKALALFARKRTGAGDRVAPDAETLARRIVDQVTAQTVDCLLEAAFAEDARDFDRTADVLATHPLTVAGLDRHQGIVETILRLGLPVIGLGASSASYYGPVGARLGTKMIVPDHADVANAIGAVVGQVRMQAEGTVTAPSAGRFVAHLTTGPQDFADHDAAFAALEAALTDDATARAQAAGVISPRISTTRNVQEAQIEGQTMFVSATLRVTASGRPRIATG